The following are encoded together in the Lactuca sativa cultivar Salinas chromosome 1, Lsat_Salinas_v11, whole genome shotgun sequence genome:
- the LOC111913509 gene encoding patellin-3: protein MAEEILKTAAAASEAPVAAAEVAVVPEAEKAEATVVYEKDGPPEPEAVVEEPVKVVEEEKEKITESASFKEESNVAGELPDPQKKALDELKQLVQEALNKHEFTAPPAPVKEEKPAEEKAAKAVEEEAKACDETAAKEESTPEPETVVVESKEEKAVPPTAETSEPAAECKEEEKITPAPLAPAAEVPEPVKEVTEVVEKAETCVDEDGAKKIEAIQETIVAVATSSEPPKTEEAEQVAPPETATEETPAAPPPPPEEVSIWGIPLLADERSDVVLLKFLRARDFKVKEAFTMLKNVVAWRKEFGIESLLEEDLGTEQEKVVYMHGVDKEGHPVCYNAYGEYQNKELYNATFSDEEKRTKFLRWRIQFLEKSIRKLDFSPDGICTIVQVNDLKNSPGPFKRELRQATNQALQLLQDNYPEFVARQVFINVPWWYLAFYKMINPFFTQRTKSKFVFAGPSKTAETLFKYIAPELVPVQYGGLSREGEQEFTSSDTVTEEIIKPATKHTIEFPAPETCTFVWEARVVGYEVTYGAEYVPAAEDGYTVIIQKSRKITATADEPVICSSFKCGEPGKVVLTFDNQTSKKKKVLYRSKTKVSSD from the exons ATGGCGGAAGAGATTTTGAAGACGGCGGCGGCAGCATCGGAGGCTCCGGTAGCGGCTGCTGAAGTTGCTGTTGTTCCAGAGGCGGAGAAGGCTGAAGCAACTGTCGTTTATGAGAAAGATGGGCCACCGGAACCTGAGGCTGTGGTCGAGGAGCCTGTGAAAGTTgtggaagaggagaaggagaagaTTACTGAATCGGCTTCGTTCAAGGAGGAATCTAATGTTGCCGGTGAGCTTCCTGATCCACAGAAGAAGGCGTTGGATGAACTGAAACAGTTGGTTCAGGAGGCGCTTAACAAGCATGAGTTTACCGCTCCTCCGGCACCTGTTAAGGAGGAGAAGCCGGCAGAGGAGAAAGCTGCGAAGGCCGTTGAAGAAGAAGCTAAGGCTTGTGATGAGACGGCTGCGAAGGAAGAATCTACACCAGAGCCGGAGACGGTTGTGGTTGAGAGTAAGGAAGAGAAGGCCGTTCCACCGACCGCGGAGACATCGGAACCTGCGGCCGAGTGCAAAGAAGAAGAGAAGATCACCCCGGCTCCACTAGCACCAGCAGCCGAGGTACCGGAACCGGTGAAGGAGGTGACTGAAGTAGTCGAGAAAGCTGAAACCTGCGTAGACGAAGACGGAGCGAAGAAGATCGAAGCGATTCAGGAAACAATTGTGGCAGTCGCGACTTCTTCTGAACCACCAAAGACGGAGGAAGCCGAGCAGGTAGCACCACCAGAGACGGCGACTGAAGAGACCCCTGCCGCTCCTCCACCTCCACCTGAAGAGGTCTCCATCTGGGGAATCCCCTTGCTCGCCGACGAGCGCAGCGACGTTGTTCTCCTGAAATTCCTCCGAGCAAGAGACTTCAAGGTGAAAGAAGCCTTCACCATGCTCAAAAACGTGGTGGCTTGGAGAAAGGAGTTCGGCATCGAATCATTGCTGGAAGAAGATCTGGGAACAGAGCAAGAAAAAGTGGTTTACATGCATGGAGTCGACAAAGAAGGCCACCCAGTCTGCTACAACGCATACGGAGAGTACCAGAACAAGGAACTATATAACGCCACCTTCTCCGATGAAGAAAAACGCACCAAGTTCCTCCGATGGAGGATTCAGTTCCTGGAAAAGAGCATCAGGAAGCTCGATTTCAGCCCAGATGGAATTTGCACAATTGTTCAAGTCAACGATCTCAAAAATTCTCCCGGACCTTTCAAGAGAGAGCTCCGTCAAGCCACCAATCAAGCCCTTCAATTGCTCCAAGACAATTATCCTGAATTCGTCGCTAGACAG GTATTCATCAACGTTCCATGGTGGTACCTTGCTTTCTACAAAATGATCAATCCTTTCTTCACTCAAAGAACCAAGAGCAAGTTTGTCTTCGCTGGCCCTTCAAAAACCGCTGAAACCCTCTTCAA ATACATCGCACCAGAGCTTGTTCCAGTCCAATACGGCGGACTTAGCCGTGAAGGCGAACAAGAATTCACCTCTTCCGACACAGTCACAGAAGAAATCATCAAACCTGCAACCAAACATACAATCGAATTCCCTGCTCCTGAG ACTTGCACATTCGTATGGGAGGCCAGAGTGGTCGGCTATGAAGTGACATACGGAGCCGAGTACGTGCCTGCGGCGGAAGACGGGTACACAGTCATCATTCAAAAGTCGAGAAAAATTACAGCCACCGCCGACGAGCCGGTGATCTGTAGCAGCTTCAAATGCGGTGAACCGGGGAAAGTGGTGCTCACGTTCGACAACCAGAcgtcgaagaagaagaaggtctTGTACAGGAGCAAGACAAAAGTGAGCTCTGATTAA